One window of Quercus robur chromosome 12, dhQueRobu3.1, whole genome shotgun sequence genomic DNA carries:
- the LOC126709775 gene encoding probable glycerol-3-phosphate acyltransferase 3, whose product MARKSFSQNALSFLYKHLRRPENPTSTQWKIINAHASQLKYEKYTSLVHRAEELSNQTLIFHSEASLLKSSSLFPYFMVVAFEAGGLLRALIFFLLYPLVCLFGEELGLKIQIFLCFFGIKKESFRLGTAVLPRLFLQDIGDEGFEVVKICGRKVGVSDLPRIMVEGFLKDYLGVDAVLGKELKVVCGYYVGLVEDIKADGNVLDEILGEKRTGSVAIGFCSYKKLLDQHLLAHCKEVCLVSETEKRNWHILPREKYPKPLIFHDGRLALRPTQLATLAMFMWIPLGIFLVLIRVPVGITLPHWMSYPILAFTGARTTVARSKSSTASTNNEKRPNGIVYVCNHRTLLDPLRPCQSVLDKPLSTVTYSISKFTELIAPIRTIHLTRDRETDGMAMKKLLSYGDVVVCTEGTTCREPYLLRFSPLFAELAYDIVPVAIDVQVSMFYGTTAGGCKCLDYAFHFLNPYPTYCIKFLEKLPDSHTCKFGGVSKFEVANHVQHEIAKALGFQCTSLTRKDKYMILAGNEGIIQDSKRP is encoded by the exons ATGGCTAGAAAGTCGTTCTCACAAAATGCCCTCTCCTTCTTGTATAAACATCTTAGAAGGCCAGAGAACCCAACCTCTACTCAATGGAAGATCATCAATGCCCATGCAAGCCAATTAAAATATGAGAAATACACCTCTCTTGTACATAGAGCTGAGGAGCTTTCAAACCAAACATTGATATTTCACTCAGAAGCTTCCCTGCTGAAATCATCTTCATTGTTTCCTTACTTCATGGTGGTGGCCTTTGAAGCTGGAGGGCTCTTAAGGgctctcattttctttcttttataccctcttgtttgtttgtttggtgaAGAGCTGGGGTTGAAGATTCAGATTTTCTTATGCTTCTTTGGCATAAAAAAGGAGAGCTTTAGATTAGGAACAGCTGTTTTACCAAGGTTATTTTTACAAGATATTGGGGATGAAGGCTTTGAAGTGGTCAAGATTTGTGGGAGAAAAGTGGGAGTGAGTGACTTGCCTAGAATCATGGTTGAAGGGTTTTTGAAAGACTATTTAGGGGTAGATGCTGTTTTGGGGAAAGAATTAAAGGTGGTTTGTGGGTATTATGTGGGATTAGTGGAGGATATCAAGGCAGACGGAAATGTTTTAGATGAGATTCTTGGTGAGAAGAGAACTGGTTCAGTTGCTATTGGTTTTTGTAGCTACAAAAAGCTCCTTGATCAGCATCTCCTTGCTCATTGCAAG GAGGTTTGCTTGGTGAGTGAAACTGAGAAGAGGAACTGGCATATCCTTCCAAGGGAGAAGTATCCAAAGCCGTTGATATTCCATGATGGAAGATTAGCGTTAAGGCCAACCCAACTGGCCACGTTAGCTATGTTCATGTGGATTCCACTTGGGATTTTCCTCGTCCTCATTAGAGTCCCTGTTGGCATTACTTTACCTCACTGGATGTCCTATCCAATATTGGCCTTTACTGGGGCAAGAACCACTGTTGCGAGATCTAAGTCCTCCACTGCTTCAACCAACAATGAAAAAAGACCAAATGGCATAGTTTATGTGTGCAACCACAGAACTCTGCTTGATCCACT CCGGCCCTGTCAATCAGTTCTAGATAAGCCACTCTCTACAGTCACATACAGCATAAGTAAATTTACAGAGTTAATAGCTCCAATCAGGACCATCCACTTGACACGAGACAGGGAAACAGATGGAATGGCAATGAAGAAATTGTTGAGCTATGGTGACGTTGTGGTTTGCACAGAAGGAACCACTTGTAGGGAACCTTATTTACTAAGGTTTAGCCCATTATTTGCAGAGCTGGCATATGATATAGTTCCTGTGGCTATAGACGTGCAGGTAAGTATGTTTTATGGAACAACAGCTGGTGGGTGTAAATGTTTAGACTATGCATTTCACTTCCTGAATCCATATCCTACCTACTGTATTAAATTTCTTGAGAAGTTACCAGACTCACACACATGTAAGTTTGGAGGGGTATCTAAGTTTGAAGTAGCTAATCATGTGCAGCATGAGATAGCCAAAGCTTTGGGGTTCCAGTGCACCAGTCTTACAAGAAAAGACAAGTATATGATCTTAGCAGGTAATGAGGGCATAATTCAGGATTCTAAAAGACCATGA